A portion of the Thunnus albacares chromosome 5, fThuAlb1.1, whole genome shotgun sequence genome contains these proteins:
- the mipa gene encoding major intrinsic protein of lens fiber a, producing the protein MWEFRSMSFWRAVFAEFYGTMFFVFFGLGAALRWTTAPHTVLHVAFCFGLAAATLIQSIGHISGGHINPAVTFAYLIGSQMSLFRAFFYIVAQCLGALAGAAVLYGVTPGNMRGNLALNTLQPGISLGMATTMEVFLTLQLVVCIFAVTDERRNGRLGSAALAIGFSVLMGHLLGMYYTGAGMNPARSFAPAVLVRNFVNHWVYWVGPMIGGAMGALLYDFMLFPRMRGLSERLATLKGTRPPEAEGQQETRGEPIELKTQAL; encoded by the exons ATGTGGGAGTTCCGGTCCATGTCCTTCTGGCGGGCGGTGTTCGCCGAGTTCTACGGCACCATGTTCTTTGTATTCTTTGGGTTGGGGGCAGCCCTCCGCTGGACCACTGCGCCCCATACTGTTCTGCATGTTGCCTTTTGCTTTGGGCTGGCGGCTGCCACCCTCATCCAGTCCATTGGCCATATCAGTGGAGGACACATCAACCCGGCTGTTACCTTTGCCTACCTGATTGGCTCCCAGATGTCCCTGTTCCGTGCTTTCTTCTACATCGTGGCCCAGTGTCTTGGAGCACTGGCTGGTGCTGCCGTGCTCTACGGGGTCACACCCGGCAACATGAGGGGAAACCTGGCACTCAACACA CTGCAGCCTGGTATCAGCCTGGGTATGGCCACCACCATGGAGGTCTTCCTCACCCTGCAGCTTGTCGTCTGCATCTTTGCAGTGACAGATGAGAGGCGCAATGGACGCCTGGGATCCGCTGCCTTGGCTATTGGTTTCTCCGTGCTCATGGGACATCTTCTTGGG ATGTACTACACTGGAGCAGGAATGAACCCTGCCAGGTCCTTCGCCCCCGCTGTCCTGGTCAGGAATTTCGTCAACCACTGG GTGTACTGGGTGGGACCCATGATTGGTGGTGCCATGGGTGCTCTGCTGTATGACTTCATGCTCTTCCCCCGCATGCGCGGCCTCTCCGAGAGGCTCGCCACACTGAAGGGCACCCGGCCCCCAGAGGCTGAGGGCCAGCAGGAGACCAGGGGAGAGCCCATCGAGCTCAAGACACAGGCCCTATAA
- the dtx3 gene encoding probable E3 ubiquitin-protein ligase DTX3 isoform X3, protein MSVRAGQGSDEVLVSQAVWDYLAAAGRPWLIDFQHKQGMSAGIIRRGERGGCCAVRLQPVEGSRNAGAGVMDGPISSETRKAFIDLCRCARKEMSKQEGGPKRKRALLPCVGVLEPNGEGNLLQPPPPQPRRSQRQQQRFRKPADEEACAVLHEAAQRKDMDSSMASHSEAEDNNTCSICMGDIVEKTTLERCGHSFCRSCLDQAFKVKKACPVCRLVYGQLIGNQPANGNMIVERDTDLELPGHEGYGCICIIYSFPPGLQAPEHPNPGVRYPGTDRVAYLPDSPEGNRVLGLLRRAFEQRLIFTVGTSMTTGMQNVITWNDIHHKTSIWGGPRCFGYPDPTYLVRVTEELREKGITAD, encoded by the exons ATGAGTGTGCGTGCTGGCCAGGGCAGTGATGAGGTGCTGGTTTCACAGGCGGTGTGGGATTACCTGGCTGCAGCTGGGAGGCCCTGGCTCATTGACTTCCAGCACAAGCAGGGGATGAGTGCTGGTATCATTAGgcgaggagagaggggagggtgCTGCGCCGTGAGGCTGCAGCCGGTGGAAGGCTCCAGGAACGCTGGAGCTGGCGTGATGGATGGACCCATCTCCAGCGAGACACGAAAAGCCTTCATTGACTTATGCCGTTGTGCCCGCAAAGAAATGAGCAAACAGGAGGGGGGACCCAAGAGGAAGAGGGCTCTGCTGCCCTGTGTCGGAGTCCTGGAGCCGAACGGAGAAGGGAACCTGCTTCAGCCGCCACCTCCCCAGCCGCGGCGCTCccagagacagcagcagaggtTCAGGAAGCCTGCTGATGAGGAGGCCTGCGCCGTGCTCCACGAGGCAGCCCAGAGAAAGGACATGGACTCCAGCATGGCTTCCCACAGCGAGGCAGAGGACAATAATACTTGTTCAATCTGCATGGGGGACATAGTGGAGAAGACTACCCTTGAGAGGTGCGGCCACTCATTTTGTCGCTCTTGCCTGGATCAAGCCTTTAAGGTGAAGAAAGCATGTCCTGTGTGTCGGTTGGTTTATGGCCAGTTGATTGGGAACCAGCCTGCCAATGGTAATATGATCGTAGAGAGAGATACTGATCTGGAGCTTCCTGGGCATGAAGGCTATGGATGTATCTGCATCATCTACAGCTTCCCTCCTGGCCTACAGGCG CCAGAACACCCAAACCCGGGTGTTCGGTACCCGGGAACAGACCGCGTGGCCTACCTCCCTGACAGCCCTGAGGGGAACCGTGTGCTGGGCCTGCTGCGCCGGGCCTTTGAACAGCGCCTTATCTTCACCGTCGGTACCTCCATGACTACGGGCATGCAAAATGTCATCACCTGGAATGACATTCACCACAAGACCTCAATATGGGGCGGGCCCCGCTG TTTTGGCTACCCAGACCCCACTTACCTGGTGCGAGTGACGGAGGAGCTCAGAGAGAAAGGCATCACGGCGGACTGA
- the ptges3a gene encoding prostaglandin E synthase 3 → MQPAAAKWYDRRDSVFIEFCVEDSKDVHVNFDKSKFDFSCISGADNIKNQNTVELFGEIDPKESKHRRTDRSVLCCLRKAEAGKSWPRLTKDKTKCNWLSVDFNNWKDWEDDSDEDLSSFDKFSEMMNSMGGDDLPDLDGAEDEHDSADSDDEKMPDLE, encoded by the exons AT GCAGCCTGCAGCAGCTAAGTGGTATGACAGACGGGACTCCGTTTTTATAGAGTTCTGCGTGGAGGACAGTAAAGATGTGCACGTAAATTTTGACAAGTCCAAATTTGATTTCAG CTGTATCAGTGGAGCAGATAATATCAAAAACCAGAATACAGTGGAACTTTTTGGGGAAATTGACCCTAAA GAATCCAAACACAGACGCACAGACaggtctgtgttgtgttgtttacgAAAAGCAGAGGCTGGGAAATCATGGCCAAGACTCACCAAAGACAAGACAAAG TGCAACTGGCTGAGTGTGGATTTCAATAACTGGAAAGACTGGGAAGATGACTCAGATGAGGACTTGTCAAGTTTTGACAAATTCTCAGAG ATGATGAACAGCATGGGAGGGGATGATCTACCTGATTTAGATGGTGCAGAAGATgag catGATTCTGCAGACAGCGATGATGAAA aAATGCCCGACCTTGAGTAG
- the dtx3 gene encoding probable E3 ubiquitin-protein ligase DTX3 isoform X1: MGSQVSSDEMSVRAGQGSDEVLVSQAVWDYLAAAGRPWLIDFQHKQGMSAGIIRRGERGGCCAVRLQPVEGSRNAGAGVMDGPISSETRKAFIDLCRCARKEMSKQEGGPKRKRALLPCVGVLEPNGEGNLLQPPPPQPRRSQRQQQRFRKPADEEACAVLHEAAQRKDMDSSMASHSEAEDNNTCSICMGDIVEKTTLERCGHSFCRSCLDQAFKVKKACPVCRLVYGQLIGNQPANGNMIVERDTDLELPGHEGYGCICIIYSFPPGLQAPEHPNPGVRYPGTDRVAYLPDSPEGNRVLGLLRRAFEQRLIFTVGTSMTTGMQNVITWNDIHHKTSIWGGPRCFGYPDPTYLVRVTEELREKGITAD, translated from the exons ATGGGATCACAAG TTTCCTCTGATGAGATGAGTGTGCGTGCTGGCCAGGGCAGTGATGAGGTGCTGGTTTCACAGGCGGTGTGGGATTACCTGGCTGCAGCTGGGAGGCCCTGGCTCATTGACTTCCAGCACAAGCAGGGGATGAGTGCTGGTATCATTAGgcgaggagagaggggagggtgCTGCGCCGTGAGGCTGCAGCCGGTGGAAGGCTCCAGGAACGCTGGAGCTGGCGTGATGGATGGACCCATCTCCAGCGAGACACGAAAAGCCTTCATTGACTTATGCCGTTGTGCCCGCAAAGAAATGAGCAAACAGGAGGGGGGACCCAAGAGGAAGAGGGCTCTGCTGCCCTGTGTCGGAGTCCTGGAGCCGAACGGAGAAGGGAACCTGCTTCAGCCGCCACCTCCCCAGCCGCGGCGCTCccagagacagcagcagaggtTCAGGAAGCCTGCTGATGAGGAGGCCTGCGCCGTGCTCCACGAGGCAGCCCAGAGAAAGGACATGGACTCCAGCATGGCTTCCCACAGCGAGGCAGAGGACAATAATACTTGTTCAATCTGCATGGGGGACATAGTGGAGAAGACTACCCTTGAGAGGTGCGGCCACTCATTTTGTCGCTCTTGCCTGGATCAAGCCTTTAAGGTGAAGAAAGCATGTCCTGTGTGTCGGTTGGTTTATGGCCAGTTGATTGGGAACCAGCCTGCCAATGGTAATATGATCGTAGAGAGAGATACTGATCTGGAGCTTCCTGGGCATGAAGGCTATGGATGTATCTGCATCATCTACAGCTTCCCTCCTGGCCTACAGGCG CCAGAACACCCAAACCCGGGTGTTCGGTACCCGGGAACAGACCGCGTGGCCTACCTCCCTGACAGCCCTGAGGGGAACCGTGTGCTGGGCCTGCTGCGCCGGGCCTTTGAACAGCGCCTTATCTTCACCGTCGGTACCTCCATGACTACGGGCATGCAAAATGTCATCACCTGGAATGACATTCACCACAAGACCTCAATATGGGGCGGGCCCCGCTG TTTTGGCTACCCAGACCCCACTTACCTGGTGCGAGTGACGGAGGAGCTCAGAGAGAAAGGCATCACGGCGGACTGA
- the dtx3 gene encoding probable E3 ubiquitin-protein ligase DTX3 isoform X2: MEEGVSSDEMSVRAGQGSDEVLVSQAVWDYLAAAGRPWLIDFQHKQGMSAGIIRRGERGGCCAVRLQPVEGSRNAGAGVMDGPISSETRKAFIDLCRCARKEMSKQEGGPKRKRALLPCVGVLEPNGEGNLLQPPPPQPRRSQRQQQRFRKPADEEACAVLHEAAQRKDMDSSMASHSEAEDNNTCSICMGDIVEKTTLERCGHSFCRSCLDQAFKVKKACPVCRLVYGQLIGNQPANGNMIVERDTDLELPGHEGYGCICIIYSFPPGLQAPEHPNPGVRYPGTDRVAYLPDSPEGNRVLGLLRRAFEQRLIFTVGTSMTTGMQNVITWNDIHHKTSIWGGPRCFGYPDPTYLVRVTEELREKGITAD, translated from the exons ATGGAGGAAGGAG TTTCCTCTGATGAGATGAGTGTGCGTGCTGGCCAGGGCAGTGATGAGGTGCTGGTTTCACAGGCGGTGTGGGATTACCTGGCTGCAGCTGGGAGGCCCTGGCTCATTGACTTCCAGCACAAGCAGGGGATGAGTGCTGGTATCATTAGgcgaggagagaggggagggtgCTGCGCCGTGAGGCTGCAGCCGGTGGAAGGCTCCAGGAACGCTGGAGCTGGCGTGATGGATGGACCCATCTCCAGCGAGACACGAAAAGCCTTCATTGACTTATGCCGTTGTGCCCGCAAAGAAATGAGCAAACAGGAGGGGGGACCCAAGAGGAAGAGGGCTCTGCTGCCCTGTGTCGGAGTCCTGGAGCCGAACGGAGAAGGGAACCTGCTTCAGCCGCCACCTCCCCAGCCGCGGCGCTCccagagacagcagcagaggtTCAGGAAGCCTGCTGATGAGGAGGCCTGCGCCGTGCTCCACGAGGCAGCCCAGAGAAAGGACATGGACTCCAGCATGGCTTCCCACAGCGAGGCAGAGGACAATAATACTTGTTCAATCTGCATGGGGGACATAGTGGAGAAGACTACCCTTGAGAGGTGCGGCCACTCATTTTGTCGCTCTTGCCTGGATCAAGCCTTTAAGGTGAAGAAAGCATGTCCTGTGTGTCGGTTGGTTTATGGCCAGTTGATTGGGAACCAGCCTGCCAATGGTAATATGATCGTAGAGAGAGATACTGATCTGGAGCTTCCTGGGCATGAAGGCTATGGATGTATCTGCATCATCTACAGCTTCCCTCCTGGCCTACAGGCG CCAGAACACCCAAACCCGGGTGTTCGGTACCCGGGAACAGACCGCGTGGCCTACCTCCCTGACAGCCCTGAGGGGAACCGTGTGCTGGGCCTGCTGCGCCGGGCCTTTGAACAGCGCCTTATCTTCACCGTCGGTACCTCCATGACTACGGGCATGCAAAATGTCATCACCTGGAATGACATTCACCACAAGACCTCAATATGGGGCGGGCCCCGCTG TTTTGGCTACCCAGACCCCACTTACCTGGTGCGAGTGACGGAGGAGCTCAGAGAGAAAGGCATCACGGCGGACTGA